A window of Streptomyces gilvosporeus contains these coding sequences:
- a CDS encoding aminoglycoside phosphotransferase family protein — translation MYAASSAVTATARPYRPHPSGSGPYLDPSPSAGGVAGLPGGRIRRSQGTGTQPLSGRLDLSGSQGAQLRAAVASVHRICPEFHPVQVLRRSGKSVLLVGTTGRTSAVAKCLLDHSPAWSERFRQEIAAYRAFVRHRPPVRVPRLVAADPDNCTLIVERMPGRVAAAARHPAEAPPRADLRAALGAICRINLWRPPPGLFEAPLDYAGRIGRYHDLGLLTDRDLGDLQKLLHGLSHTQGQFCHGDALLNNVLLSPTGPVLLDWDNAGWYLPGYDLATLWSVLGDAPVARRQISQLAQSAGPAARDAFLVNLMLILTREIRRYETAVQRTMREPVPTGAPGPGQPGAPAAGEEQRLLLRRLHDDCQMARRAVRAAVGTR, via the coding sequence ATGTATGCAGCATCGTCCGCCGTGACCGCCACCGCCCGGCCGTATCGCCCGCACCCCTCCGGCAGCGGGCCGTATCTCGACCCCTCCCCGTCAGCGGGGGGAGTCGCCGGCCTCCCCGGCGGACGTATCCGGCGGTCACAGGGGACGGGCACCCAACCGCTCAGCGGGAGACTCGACTTGTCCGGCAGCCAGGGCGCCCAGCTGCGTGCCGCCGTCGCCTCGGTGCACCGCATCTGTCCGGAGTTCCATCCGGTCCAGGTGCTGCGCCGCAGCGGCAAGTCCGTGCTCCTGGTGGGCACGACGGGCCGGACGAGCGCGGTCGCCAAGTGTTTACTGGACCACTCCCCCGCGTGGTCCGAGCGGTTCCGGCAGGAAATAGCTGCTTACCGCGCATTCGTCCGGCATCGCCCGCCGGTACGGGTGCCGCGTCTGGTGGCCGCCGATCCCGACAACTGCACCCTGATCGTCGAGCGGATGCCGGGCCGGGTGGCGGCCGCGGCCCGGCATCCGGCCGAGGCCCCGCCCCGCGCGGACCTGCGGGCCGCGCTCGGTGCGATCTGCCGGATCAACCTCTGGCGGCCGCCGCCCGGCCTGTTCGAGGCGCCGCTGGACTACGCGGGCCGCATCGGCCGCTATCACGACCTGGGGCTGCTGACCGACCGTGACCTGGGCGATCTGCAGAAGCTGCTGCACGGCCTGTCGCACACCCAGGGCCAGTTCTGCCACGGCGATGCGCTGCTGAACAACGTGCTGCTGTCGCCCACCGGCCCGGTGCTGCTGGACTGGGACAACGCGGGCTGGTACCTGCCGGGCTACGACCTGGCGACCCTGTGGTCGGTGCTCGGTGACGCCCCGGTGGCGCGCCGTCAGATCAGCCAGCTCGCCCAGTCGGCGGGTCCCGCCGCGCGGGATGCCTTCCTGGTGAATCTGATGCTGATCCTCACCCGCGAGATCCGACGCTACGAAACGGCGGTCCAGCGGACCATGCGCGAGCCCGTCCCCACCGGGGCACCGGGACCGGGACAGCCCGGTGCGCCCGCGGCGGGCGAGGAGCAGCGGCTGCTCCTGCGCCGGCTCCACGACGACTGCCAGATGGCGCGGCGTGCGGTGCGGGCGGCGGTCGGCACGCGCTGA
- a CDS encoding N-acetylmuramoyl-L-alanine amidase — protein MRGSAPEDEKSTPRPALRRSLTVAAAALLLLPLASAAPSAGADKPRPDALQRAFTQAADRYHVPRSVLLGVSYLESRWDEHGGAPSVSGGYGPMHLTDARTALSRAPEFTAPDGDARGDGSRARKAVAADRAERAALPAELPARLRTLRRAAELTGLSPQKLRTDPAANVLGGAALLAAEQRSLGRAGSADPARWYAAVARYAGEDSREAGAAFANDVYAVMRQGQTRTTDAGQRVTLAAAPSLRIDSDQANRAGLRQVSAAGRRAAPGDPGGPWEVECPWTVACESVPAPYEEFGDHDYGNHDLANRPRDQRIDTIVIHDTEGSWETTLRLIKDPKYVSWHYTVRSSDGLIAQHVPTKDVAWHAGNWYVNSHSVGVEHEGFLASPDAWYTEAMYRASARLVRYLSRKYDIPLDRQHIVGHDNVPGTTTATIKGMHTDPGPYWDWGHYFTLLGAPFTPTAGPSGGLVTIRPDYDRNRPQYTGCAKPGQPCPSHGSTAVRLYTAPDEHAPLVRDIGLHPDGSDSTIDVNDTGARASTGQRFAVADRAGDWTAIWYLGQKAWFRNPVGARTAVNSRGLIATPKADRPAIPVYGRAYPEQAAYPAGVPYQAVSPLPYTLLAGQKYAVGDRVRGDYFYSPTFDVSGHAVVRGEDVYYEIQLGHRVGYVRAADVDIRPSDA, from the coding sequence TTGCGAGGATCCGCCCCGGAAGACGAGAAGAGCACCCCCCGCCCCGCCCTACGCAGGTCCCTCACCGTCGCCGCCGCCGCGTTACTGCTGCTGCCGCTGGCCTCTGCCGCCCCGTCCGCGGGCGCCGACAAGCCCCGACCGGATGCACTGCAGCGCGCCTTCACCCAAGCCGCCGACCGCTATCACGTACCGCGCAGTGTGCTGCTCGGCGTCTCGTATCTGGAGTCCCGCTGGGACGAGCACGGCGGCGCGCCCAGCGTCTCCGGCGGCTACGGTCCGATGCATCTGACCGACGCCCGTACGGCCCTGTCGCGGGCGCCGGAGTTCACCGCGCCGGACGGGGACGCCCGCGGGGACGGCTCGCGGGCCCGTAAGGCCGTTGCCGCCGATCGGGCCGAACGGGCGGCGCTGCCCGCCGAACTCCCCGCCCGGCTGCGCACCTTGCGCCGGGCGGCCGAGCTGACCGGGCTGTCGCCGCAGAAGCTGCGCACCGACCCGGCGGCGAACGTGCTCGGCGGGGCCGCGCTGCTGGCCGCCGAACAGCGCAGCCTGGGGCGGGCCGGCAGCGCCGATCCGGCCCGGTGGTATGCGGCGGTGGCGCGGTACGCGGGCGAGGACAGCCGCGAGGCGGGCGCCGCCTTCGCGAACGACGTGTACGCGGTGATGCGGCAGGGCCAGACCCGTACGACCGACGCCGGGCAGCGCGTCACCCTGGCCGCCGCGCCCTCTCTGCGCATCGACTCCGACCAGGCGAACCGCGCCGGCCTGCGGCAGGTGTCGGCGGCGGGACGCCGGGCCGCGCCGGGCGATCCGGGCGGCCCCTGGGAGGTGGAGTGCCCCTGGACGGTGGCCTGCGAGTCGGTCCCGGCCCCGTACGAGGAGTTCGGCGATCACGACTACGGCAACCACGACCTGGCCAACCGTCCCCGCGACCAGCGCATCGACACGATCGTCATCCATGACACCGAGGGGTCCTGGGAGACCACGCTCCGGCTGATCAAGGACCCGAAGTATGTGTCCTGGCACTACACGGTCCGCTCCTCCGACGGGCTGATCGCCCAGCACGTACCGACCAAGGACGTCGCCTGGCACGCGGGGAACTGGTACGTCAACTCGCATTCCGTCGGCGTCGAGCATGAAGGTTTCCTCGCCTCGCCGGACGCCTGGTACACGGAGGCGATGTACCGTGCGTCGGCCCGGCTGGTGCGGTATCTGAGCCGGAAGTACGACATCCCGCTCGACCGGCAGCACATCGTCGGCCATGACAACGTGCCCGGGACGACCACGGCGACGATCAAGGGCATGCACACCGACCCGGGGCCGTACTGGGACTGGGGCCACTACTTCACCCTGCTGGGCGCGCCGTTCACGCCCACTGCGGGCCCGTCGGGCGGGCTGGTGACCATCCGCCCCGACTACGACCGCAACCGTCCGCAGTACACCGGCTGCGCGAAGCCGGGGCAGCCGTGCCCGTCGCACGGTTCGACGGCGGTCCGGCTGTACACCGCGCCGGACGAGCACGCTCCGCTGGTGCGCGACATCGGGCTGCACCCCGACGGCAGCGATTCGACCATCGACGTCAATGACACCGGGGCCCGAGCCTCCACCGGCCAGCGGTTCGCGGTGGCCGACCGGGCGGGTGACTGGACGGCGATCTGGTACCTCGGGCAGAAGGCGTGGTTCCGCAATCCGGTCGGCGCACGGACGGCGGTGAACTCGCGCGGCCTGATCGCCACGCCGAAGGCCGACCGCCCGGCCATCCCGGTCTACGGCCGGGCCTACCCGGAGCAGGCGGCGTATCCGGCGGGGGTGCCCTACCAGGCCGTCTCGCCGCTGCCGTACACGCTCCTGGCCGGGCAGAAGTACGCGGTCGGGGACCGGGTGCGCGGTGACTACTTCTACTCGCCGACGTTCGACGTCAGCGGGCATGCGGTGGTGCGCGGCGAGGACGTCTACTACGAGATCCAGCTCGGCCACCGGGTCGGGTACGTCCGGGCGGCCGATGTCGACATCCGCCCGTCGGATGCGTGA
- a CDS encoding ACT domain-containing protein has product MHGERDLRVLLRSMRPELHEGRYVFTTVPGAAPEGAAPVVTIAEPEGLTLVVRQEDADRTGLGYAYVAGWITLRVHSSLDAVGLTAAVAAELAAAGLSCNVVAGYFHDHLFVPYDAADEALRLLAALAERAEADD; this is encoded by the coding sequence ATGCACGGTGAACGCGATCTTCGGGTGCTGCTGCGGAGCATGCGGCCCGAGCTGCACGAGGGCCGCTATGTGTTCACGACCGTGCCGGGAGCCGCTCCGGAGGGCGCGGCGCCGGTCGTCACGATCGCCGAACCCGAGGGGCTCACCCTGGTCGTACGGCAGGAGGACGCCGACCGTACGGGCCTGGGCTACGCCTATGTGGCGGGCTGGATCACCCTGCGCGTCCACTCCTCCCTGGACGCCGTCGGCCTGACCGCCGCCGTCGCCGCCGAACTCGCCGCCGCGGGCCTGAGCTGCAATGTCGTCGCCGGCTACTTCCATGATCACCTCTTTGTGCCGTACGACGCGGCCGACGAGGCGCTCCGGCTGCTCGCCGCGCTGGCCGAGCGGGCGGAGGCCGATGACTGA
- a CDS encoding CGNR zinc finger domain-containing protein, producing the protein MTAPRLALELAVTLRHDGHGGVADDLADTAGLAAWLRERTALLDGAPQAAADAVLLTAVRELRAATRALFARAVHPRPASRADAHRLLPEDEALRRLNAAAALVPTVPRLVWAPDAPPQARSCPVGDPPAADRITAALARAVIAFLDGPERTLLRACPAPRCVRYFLKDHPRQEWCTPSCGNRARVARHHERRKEGHGGTKEGHGGTDAR; encoded by the coding sequence ATGACCGCACCGCGGCTCGCCCTCGAACTCGCCGTCACCCTCCGCCACGACGGCCACGGCGGCGTCGCCGACGACCTCGCCGACACGGCCGGACTCGCGGCCTGGCTGCGCGAACGCACCGCCCTCCTGGACGGCGCCCCGCAGGCCGCCGCGGACGCGGTGCTCCTGACCGCCGTACGGGAGCTGCGCGCGGCCACCCGGGCCCTGTTCGCCCGCGCCGTGCACCCGCGTCCGGCCAGCCGCGCCGACGCCCACCGACTGCTCCCCGAGGACGAGGCGCTGCGCCGTCTGAACGCCGCCGCGGCCCTGGTCCCGACCGTGCCCCGCCTCGTCTGGGCCCCGGACGCGCCGCCGCAGGCCCGCAGCTGTCCGGTCGGCGACCCGCCCGCCGCCGACCGGATCACCGCCGCGCTCGCCCGCGCCGTCATCGCCTTCCTCGACGGGCCCGAACGCACCCTCCTGCGGGCCTGCCCGGCCCCGCGCTGTGTGCGGTACTTCCTCAAGGACCACCCCCGCCAGGAGTGGTGCACCCCCTCCTGCGGCAACCGCGCCCGCGTGGCGCGCCACCACGAACGGCGAAAGGAAGGCCACGGTGGGACAAAGGAAGGCCACGGTGGGACAGATGCACGGTGA
- a CDS encoding pyridoxine 5'-phosphate oxidase C-terminal domain-containing protein, with product MTDPRTDLRQLLCRLPVFAGDLPSFDPDEAPDDPVALFTSWLLDAVRRQIPEPHAMTVSTADADGNPSARTLILKDLDASGWRFAAHADSVVRGSAERAAQDFLARGAGARAEALLGRQSRPLTGGLAERDAAVAQSADRLAREPGLVAPQWQLFTVRAESVEFWQGDRERKHTRLVYQRKADTELWTKGLLWP from the coding sequence ATGACCGACCCGAGGACCGACCTCCGTCAACTGCTGTGCCGGCTCCCGGTGTTCGCGGGCGACCTGCCGTCGTTCGATCCCGACGAGGCACCCGACGATCCGGTGGCCCTGTTCACCTCCTGGCTGCTCGACGCCGTACGTCGGCAGATCCCCGAGCCGCATGCGATGACGGTCTCGACGGCCGACGCGGACGGCAATCCGTCCGCCCGTACGCTGATCCTCAAGGACCTCGACGCGTCCGGCTGGCGGTTCGCGGCGCATGCCGACAGCGTCGTGCGCGGGAGCGCCGAACGGGCGGCGCAGGACTTTCTGGCACGGGGCGCGGGCGCCCGCGCCGAGGCGCTGCTCGGCCGGCAGAGCCGACCGCTGACGGGCGGCCTCGCCGAACGGGACGCCGCGGTCGCGCAGTCGGCGGACCGCCTCGCCCGCGAGCCCGGTCTGGTCGCGCCGCAGTGGCAGCTGTTCACCGTACGCGCCGAGTCCGTGGAGTTCTGGCAGGGCGACCGGGAACGCAAGCACACCCGGCTCGTCTACCAGCGCAAGGCCGACACCGAGCTGTGGACGAAGGGGCTGCTGTGGCCGTGA
- a CDS encoding leucine-rich repeat domain-containing protein has translation MTETTGIRLNYWKAGLSSVPGEVWRHEDDCTALILADNHLTELPTALGRLRSLHTLDLGHNALTGIPEEIGELAAGLTRYLYLHDNRLTGLPDGLCSLDRLGYLNVGENPLGRLPESMGDMTGLVELRAQHAALTVLPMSVGRLESLRELWLGGNTLTELPDTVAALRALRVLELRNNALSRVPEALRTLPLLRRIDLRGNRIGEVPSWITELPSLEKLDLRWNAVADSAEPVLELRDMGCVVLT, from the coding sequence GTGACGGAGACGACGGGTATCCGTCTCAACTACTGGAAGGCGGGCCTGAGTTCGGTCCCTGGCGAGGTCTGGCGGCACGAGGACGACTGCACGGCCCTGATCCTGGCCGACAACCACCTCACCGAGCTGCCGACCGCGCTCGGCCGCCTCCGTTCGCTGCACACGCTCGACCTCGGCCACAATGCGCTGACCGGAATTCCGGAGGAAATCGGCGAACTGGCGGCCGGACTGACCCGGTATCTGTATCTGCACGACAACCGGCTGACCGGTCTGCCGGACGGGCTGTGCTCACTGGATCGGCTCGGCTATCTCAATGTCGGGGAGAATCCGCTGGGGCGCCTCCCGGAAAGCATGGGAGACATGACCGGTCTTGTCGAACTGCGCGCCCAGCACGCCGCGTTGACGGTTCTGCCGATGTCGGTGGGGAGACTCGAATCCCTCCGCGAATTGTGGCTGGGCGGCAATACGCTGACCGAACTGCCCGATACCGTCGCGGCGCTGCGCGCCCTGCGGGTGCTGGAGCTGCGGAACAACGCGTTGTCCCGCGTTCCCGAGGCGCTGCGCACCCTGCCGCTGCTGCGCCGGATCGACCTGAGGGGCAATCGGATCGGGGAGGTTCCGTCATGGATCACCGAGCTGCCGTCGCTGGAAAAGCTGGATCTGCGGTGGAATGCGGTGGCGGATTCCGCGGAACCGGTTCTGGAATTGCGTGACATGGGGTGCGTGGTGCTCACCTGA
- a CDS encoding DUF397 domain-containing protein — protein sequence MADSITEQRLTGGSAPDLDLTHAEWQSSSQGVGDVQIAFVEGYIAMRNARSPEIPALIFTPGEWRAFVLGAREGEFDLT from the coding sequence GTGGCCGACAGCATCACCGAGCAGCGGCTGACGGGCGGAAGCGCGCCCGACCTCGATCTGACCCACGCCGAGTGGCAGTCGAGCAGCCAGGGCGTGGGCGACGTCCAGATCGCCTTCGTCGAGGGCTATATCGCGATGCGCAACGCCCGTAGCCCGGAGATCCCGGCGCTGATTTTCACGCCCGGGGAATGGCGGGCGTTCGTACTGGGGGCGCGTGAGGGGGAGTTCGACCTGACGTAG
- a CDS encoding thiolase domain-containing protein — translation MSKEPVAVTGIGQTHHVAARRDVSIAGLVREAAGRALEDAQSTWADIDAVVIGKAPDFFEGVMMPELYLADALGAVGKPMLRVHTAGSVGGSTALVAANLVAARVHRTVLTLAFEKQSESNAMWGLSLPIPFQQPLLAGAGGFFAPHIRAYMRRAGAPDTIGSLVAYKDRRNALKNPYAHLHETGLTLEKVQSSPMLWDPVRYSETCPSSDGACAMILTDRTGAARAPHPPAWVHGGAMRSEPTLFAGKDFVSPQAGKDCAADVYRQAGITDPRREIDAVEMYVPFSWYEPMWLENLGFAEEGEGWKLTESGVTELDGDLPVNPSGGVLSTNPIGASGMLRFAEAALQVRGRAGAHQVDGARRALGHAYGGGAQFFSMWLVGAEPPAV, via the coding sequence GCCCTGGAGGACGCCCAGTCGACCTGGGCCGACATCGACGCCGTCGTCATCGGCAAGGCCCCCGACTTCTTCGAGGGCGTCATGATGCCCGAGCTGTATCTGGCCGATGCGCTCGGCGCCGTGGGCAAGCCGATGCTCCGGGTGCACACGGCGGGCTCCGTCGGCGGCTCCACCGCCCTGGTCGCCGCCAACCTCGTCGCCGCCCGGGTCCACCGCACGGTCCTGACCCTCGCCTTCGAGAAGCAGTCCGAGTCCAACGCGATGTGGGGCCTGTCCCTGCCGATCCCCTTCCAGCAGCCGCTGCTCGCGGGCGCCGGCGGCTTCTTCGCCCCGCATATCCGCGCCTATATGCGCCGTGCGGGCGCCCCGGACACGATCGGCTCGCTCGTCGCCTACAAGGACCGCCGCAACGCCCTCAAGAACCCCTACGCGCACCTCCACGAAACCGGTCTGACCCTGGAGAAGGTCCAGTCGTCCCCCATGCTCTGGGACCCCGTCCGCTACTCCGAGACCTGCCCCTCCTCCGACGGCGCCTGCGCGATGATCCTCACCGACCGCACCGGGGCCGCCCGCGCCCCGCACCCGCCCGCCTGGGTGCACGGCGGCGCCATGCGCAGCGAACCCACCCTCTTCGCGGGCAAGGACTTCGTCTCCCCGCAGGCGGGCAAGGACTGCGCCGCCGACGTCTACCGCCAGGCCGGTATCACCGACCCCCGCCGCGAGATCGACGCCGTGGAAATGTACGTCCCGTTCTCCTGGTACGAGCCGATGTGGCTGGAGAACCTCGGCTTCGCCGAGGAGGGCGAGGGCTGGAAACTCACCGAGTCCGGCGTCACCGAACTGGACGGCGACCTGCCCGTCAACCCCTCGGGCGGCGTCCTGTCCACCAACCCCATCGGCGCCTCCGGAATGCTCCGCTTCGCCGAGGCCGCCCTCCAGGTGCGCGGCCGGGCCGGCGCCCACCAAGTCGACGGCGCCAGGCGGGCGTTGGGTCATGCCTACGGAGGCGGCGCGCAGTTCTTCTCGATGTGGCTGGTGGGTGCCGAACCGCCCGCCGTCTAG